The Geobacter sp. AOG2 genome includes a window with the following:
- a CDS encoding DJ-1 family glyoxalase III, whose amino-acid sequence MAKVLIPLADGFEELEAITVIDVLRRAGIEVITAGLHPGPVPSARKVAVIPDTTIDTARADDFDMIILPGGQPGSDNLNADIRIDKLLKDFSAADKLIGAICAAPTVLAAAGLLTGRQATSYPSYREKLGGAYYLDKTVVEDGKIITSQGPGTAIPFALAVVARLAGNHTAEDVARAMLVATAGNDGLWDQRLFNSIVQALVGALELKDSYTQGHAKRVTEYSLGIGSKLNFSEAKLRDLYLGAILHDIGKIGTEEEVLNKPERLNLREETLVREHPLKGTLFIVGVESLDNIVPTILHHHERWDGNGYPARLKGEQIPLHARIVCIADAFDAMLSVRSYRPAQDREAAIRELHNKKGTQFDPFLVDVFVEFLNESPFEIRDFSYYF is encoded by the coding sequence CATCGACGTCCTCCGCAGGGCGGGAATCGAGGTAATCACAGCCGGCCTGCATCCGGGCCCCGTACCCAGCGCCCGCAAGGTCGCCGTCATTCCCGACACGACCATCGACACCGCCAGGGCCGATGATTTCGACATGATCATCCTTCCCGGCGGCCAGCCGGGCAGCGACAACCTTAACGCCGACATCCGCATCGACAAGCTTCTCAAGGATTTTTCCGCAGCCGACAAACTTATCGGCGCCATTTGCGCGGCACCCACCGTGCTTGCCGCCGCCGGCCTGCTGACCGGCAGACAGGCGACCTCCTACCCCAGCTACCGGGAAAAACTGGGAGGGGCATACTACCTGGACAAAACGGTGGTGGAGGATGGAAAAATCATCACCAGCCAGGGGCCGGGCACGGCAATCCCCTTTGCGCTGGCCGTCGTTGCCCGGCTGGCCGGCAACCACACGGCGGAAGACGTCGCCAGGGCCATGCTCGTCGCTACTGCCGGAAATGACGGGCTATGGGATCAGCGCCTGTTCAACAGCATTGTCCAGGCGCTGGTGGGGGCACTGGAACTGAAAGACAGCTATACCCAGGGGCATGCAAAACGCGTTACCGAATATTCACTCGGCATCGGCTCCAAACTTAATTTTTCGGAGGCCAAGCTGCGCGACCTCTACCTTGGGGCGATTCTCCACGATATCGGCAAGATCGGCACCGAGGAGGAGGTGCTCAACAAACCGGAACGCCTCAACCTGCGCGAGGAAACCCTCGTCCGTGAGCATCCTCTTAAGGGCACGCTCTTTATCGTGGGGGTCGAAAGCCTGGACAACATCGTCCCCACCATCCTGCACCACCACGAACGTTGGGACGGAAACGGCTATCCCGCCCGTCTCAAGGGTGAGCAGATCCCCCTCCACGCCCGCATTGTGTGTATTGCCGACGCCTTCGACGCCATGCTCTCCGTCCGTTCCTACCGGCCTGCCCAGGATAGAGAGGCAGCCATTCGTGAGCTGCACAATAAAAAAGGGACGCAATTCGATCCATTTCTCGTGGACGTCTTTGTCGAGTTCCTCAATGAATCACCCTTTGAAATCAGAGATTTCAGTTACTATTTTTAG
- a CDS encoding metal ABC transporter permease, which yields MNVIEILSYGFIQRALLAGTLIAVLCSVLGVFLVLRRLSLIGDGLAHVTFGGTAIALSLKLYSASSLLVSLPVVMLSSLGILKLTEKARLSGDSAIGIVSALGISAGIILASVGGGYNVDLLSYLFGNILSITTQEVGIAAALFCVVLLLLSLYFNDLLAITFDEELARVSGIRTATINAVLVLLTALSVVLAMKLVGIMLISSLLILPAVSALQLARSFKACVVLAALQGGCSVVAGIFLSFITNLPTSAMIVLLNLLFFSLAFLVRRYLNHRSKNSN from the coding sequence ATGAATGTGATTGAAATCCTCTCATACGGTTTTATCCAGCGGGCGCTCCTGGCGGGGACGTTGATCGCCGTGCTCTGCTCGGTGCTGGGCGTGTTCCTCGTGCTGCGGCGGCTTTCCCTGATCGGGGACGGCCTGGCGCACGTCACCTTCGGCGGTACGGCCATAGCCCTGTCGCTCAAACTTTATTCGGCCTCGTCATTGCTGGTGTCGCTGCCGGTCGTGATGCTTTCGTCGCTGGGAATCCTCAAGCTGACGGAAAAGGCGCGTCTGAGCGGCGACAGCGCCATCGGCATCGTGTCGGCGCTGGGGATTTCGGCGGGTATCATCCTGGCAAGCGTGGGGGGGGGGTACAATGTCGATCTGCTGAGCTACCTGTTCGGCAATATCCTGTCCATAACCACGCAGGAGGTCGGCATCGCCGCGGCGCTGTTCTGCGTGGTGCTGCTGCTGTTGTCGCTTTATTTCAACGACCTGCTCGCCATTACCTTCGATGAGGAACTGGCCCGTGTCTCCGGCATCCGCACCGCAACCATCAATGCCGTCCTGGTGCTGCTGACGGCCTTGTCGGTCGTCCTGGCGATGAAGCTGGTGGGGATCATGCTGATCTCATCGCTTCTGATCCTGCCGGCGGTATCGGCCCTGCAACTCGCCCGCAGTTTCAAGGCCTGTGTCGTCTTGGCCGCCCTTCAGGGGGGCTGCTCGGTGGTGGCCGGTATTTTCCTGTCGTTTATCACCAATCTGCCCACCAGCGCGATGATCGTGCTGCTCAATCTGCTCTTTTTCAGCCTTGCGTTTCTGGTCCGGCGCTACCTCAACCATCGGTCTAAAAATAGTAACTGA